One Triticum dicoccoides isolate Atlit2015 ecotype Zavitan chromosome 3B, WEW_v2.0, whole genome shotgun sequence genomic window, AATATGTATTATCAGTTTTATCTGTTATATTATTACTTAAAAATATTCATATTTCATGAAGTAAATCTCATTGAAAACGTTGCACAATATTCCTGAAACAACGTGCAGGGTGTCACCTAGTTTAATTAAAAGATTATAGTACTTGTTACCCCCGCGTGGTGACGGCGGTGAGGGGGCCTACTCTTCGCCAGCGGCGTGGCGACACAGTTTTCCTCTGCACATCGTTGGTTCTGCGACGATGGTTGGCGGCTCTCCCATATACAGACAGGCTTGGAGCACCCTTGTATGGCAGTTGTCATTTGGCGGCAATGGTGGCAGACAATTGGCCTTCACAACCCAGATCTAGTCTATGTCGGATGGCGGCGGCCCAGAGCCCCAGACGGCCTTGGCAGCCCCATTTCAATGTTTTCGAACCCACCCATTCGTTGGTGTGGCATCCATCCGCTTGTCTTGTTGGGTTGCCAGTGTGCTTTGCTAGAATTTCTGATTACCATGTAGCCGTGATTACTAAAGTAATAAAGGTTAATTAAGAATTTGAACAGAGTTGGGGGTGTAGCTCAAATGGTAGAgcgcccgctttgcatgcaggaggCACGGGGTTCGATCCCCCACATCTCCACTTCAGTGCGCTCGTTAGTGCACCAACCCAGTAGACCGTTTTTAGAAAGGATATATCAGTTTTAGAATCTTCAGTGTGGTCTATTTTCCTGAGTTTCTTGTATCTGGTCTTCTTCGGTATGTTCTCTTTGTTGGGTTTCATCGGTTTtctttattccttttatattaatATATTTTACTTTTGCAAATACTTTGTCGACTTTTTTCAAAACACACATTGGACATTTTCTGTATATACTGGCTGAATATTTTTCagatacacgttgaacatttttaaaatatatgttttAACATTTTCTTTTGAATTGCACGTCATATATTAGTCCAATGCACAGTGATCACTTTTTGAATATGTGGTGAATATATTTTTAACACACACTGAACATTGTTTTAAAACGTGCAAAAGATTTGGTAAATTTTCCTGAGTTTCTTGTATCTGGTCTTCTTCGGTATGTTCTCTTTGTTGGGTTTTATCGGTTTtctttattccttttatattaatATATTTTACTTTTGCAAATACTTTGTCGACTTTTTTCAAAACACACATTGGACATTTTCTGTATATACTGGCTGAATATTTTTCagatacacgttgaacatttttaaaatatatgttttAACATTTTTTTTTGAATTGCACGTTATATATTAGTCCAATGCACAGTGATCACTTTTTGAATATGTGGTGAATATTTTTTTAACACACACTGAACATTGTTTTAAAACGTGCAAAAGATTTGGTAAATGTTAGAACATTTTTTAATCTTACCAATTTTTTTTCACAAATATTCTTTTACATTGTTTTATTTTTTAAATGATCACGACCATATTTTTCAGATGCTGAATTTCACAAACTTTTTTTGAAGGTGACCATGGCCGGTCCGTCGGCTATAATAATTATGCAATAAAAGTATAGCACTTTCCATGCGAGAAAACAAATCGAGAGGGTGTGCGACGGGAGAGGAGCAGGTGGTGTAGggaccagcggcggcggcggtgcagagGCAAGCGGGGCAGCGTCGCCGGCAACAGGTCGGGGACGAGGGTTGGGTTGGTCTTCTATGGCTGGGGCGAAAGCAAGATGGTGGAACTGAGAAAATGGATTGGTCAGCTCAGGAGCATCTAATACCATGTTAAGAGCaattctagcagaccccgcaaaacgcccagcctaaggatggcaatgggtagtgTATGGGCAGGGTAtagcaataccatacccataccgGCCGTATAGTCAGtgggtacaaaattctacccatacccgtacccatgggtatgAAATCTTAGCCGTACCCATACCCGACGGATACCCATACTCATTTGGTACCCGGCGGGTAGAATAAACAGTACACGAATTGTTCACATTTTTACACTCATTGATAGCACATTCTATGAAAAAAAAATCAATTCTCTCAGCTCAATAACAAATACATGAGTACAACATACTCAAAAGTCAATGGGAGTAGACAAGTCACGTGACAAGTTAATGATTAATTCATGACAACTTAACATTAGTTCACAAGCGGGCAGGGTATGGGTATACCGTCAATGGGAGTAGACAAGTCACATGACAAGTTAATGATTAATCATGACAACTTAACATTAGTTCACAAGCGGACATGGTATATATATGGGTATACCTGCGGGTACAAGGCTATACTCGTACCCTACCCATAActtaatgggtagggtatgggtactacCCATGGATATAAAAGTGTGCCCATACCTTGCTCATGTGGGTACGGTACCCACGGGTATCCGTATccgtggataaaattgccatccttagtccGGCCCGCAAAAATTCCGGCGAGTATGCGGGTTCGGCCTAATTTTCCGGCCAGAAAAGAGTCCGCATGCTCAAGTATACTAGCCCAGCCCATGCATACCCTGTTGGCTGGCTTGAGTCAAAGCGATCAAAACCGTGTGCTGAGTGCCGAGCtgactcctctcctcctcctccgttcttttTCTTGATGTGGGAGTGGAATGAGGTGGACTGCCGCCGCCGACTTGACTTGGTTTGGTCAAAAAGACGCTTTGTTTGGCTAATTGGTTGACTTGGAAAAGGGGACCATGCACGTTCGATTTGATGGATAAAAAAGAAGATAGCGAGGCGGATGATAGTTGACGGGCGCCCGTTGTCGGGCCGTCGGCGGCGGCGCGTGGATGCCTCCAGGTGTACAGTacttcctccgtaaagaaatataagagcgtttataaaTTATTAAAATAATGATCTAAACAAAATGATGAACCGAAACAATCATCTGAAAAAACAGAATGATGTTCATTTTTTTCCGAAAAGAGGGACTCCCCGGCTTCTGCATcaggacgatgcatacggccacacggAATGATGTTCATGATTTAACTAACTTATACATATATATAATTATTAGTACTTACTACTAAGAAATTGGCATCAGCGCCACAAGTCCAAGTCTCATCACAGGAGGGAGGACCGAGGACTGGGACTGTGAGAGAATTTACGTGCATATATATTCCGATTGAATCTCTCATGTCGTTCATGCGTACAAGTTTGACTGACAGGCTGACTGACGTAATACGTGGTGGCGGGCAGCCCCCAGTGCACGCTCTCTTCTTTTGCTTGCCTGCTTGGACACGGTCCCAGTCCCATGCAGGACGTACGTACGCGCGCACGGGCAATGACGCTGCTAGTCAAGtaaaattttttttttttgactcgAGACACGTACGTACTCGCTGTGTACGTACGTTGGAGTAGTTTACTGTCCCATTCGTACCCCTTGTTTGCTGATGGATAGAAAACGAGAGCCAGCCTCGTTGCAGATACACACTCCCttcattcggaattacttgtcgcagaagtgGATGTATCTAAtgtttagatacattcatttctgcgacaAACAATTCCGACCGGAGGGAGTAGATAGAAACAAGAAGAAGAGATGGGTCTTTCTGAATTGAAGAAGACGAGATTGATCTAGGCGGCGACGATGACACATGTGATGTGAGGCCGCCGGATATATAGGATTGGCAACAGCCACCTCGTGTACGCCGGTCCAATTGTGCTAGCTAGATAGGTCCAGGTACGTACGTGCGCGGTGTGCCCTCGTCGATGCTTCCAACAAGCAGCTGTGACGGAGATTTCATTTTTTCCTCTTTGAATGCTCGGCTAATGGCGGGCGGGCGGGCGACGTAGACTGTTTTTCTGCTGGTCAAGACTTGAAAAAGAAAAACTGTATGGCTATAGGTCTTTGATTACAAGTGATTCTTATAAACGGCAAATAGCGAAAAAGTCAAAGTTAAACCTCTCAGGATGTTTTCCACAAGATAACGTTAGCACATGATTCTTTGAGGCCGCGGACTGGGAGAGAAATTACGTGCATATTCCGATTGAATCGCTCCTGTCGTTCACGCGTACAAGTTTCTTTTCGGGATGATTCATGCATACAAGTTTGACTGCCTGATTGACGTAGTACGTGGTGGCGGGCAGCCCCCAGTCTATCCCCCTATCTATTGTGTAAAAACTTTGTGTATGTATGAACTATGTATGGTGATCTCAATTACGATGAACTCGTTCTGTTTGTCCCGCAAAAGCCTTGAATTTAAAATTTACAGTTTCGTTTGAGGTTTCTGTTCTTTCATGGAGTTTTTCGGTCCGTATCCGAGACAACGAGCGAACCATAAACTGAGTGTACAGGTCCGTGCTttgtggggtctgctagagatgctctaagtcgGTTGAGATTTAGCAAGACTGTGTATGTTCATGTAACTTATGTGGAGCCTCGCTTCTCATCAAGGGATACACAAAAATTGTGGGTGAATGAACAGGCTAAGATTATATGGCGATCCATACGTACGTACGTGTCAGCCGTGGCTGCAGATACGTAGGTGTATTTTAGATAGGAACAAGAAGTTGAAGAGATGGATCGATCTAGAGGAGGATGGTGATGCACCACGCCGGATAAGCCAGGCGGCCAGCCAGCCAGCCGTCGATGCCACCAACCTCGGCATCGTAGGTCGGTAGCGTCGGTCCAAACTAGCAAGGCGCAGGTGTTGCGCCCCCGCCGATGCCTCCAACAAGCAGCTGACGCAGAGGCCCGCAAGTCACAATAAAATAATACTACTCTGCCGAGAGATATTTGCATGGCATGCATGGCTCATGGCCGGCCGATGGCTGCATGGCAGGCGGGCGCCGCGATTGACCGCCCGTCTCCATCCACGTGTTgcgtcgccggcgccgcctcccGCTTGCTTCAGCTCCCATCCTTTCTAGAAGCCTCTCACGGTCTCACCCCACCCCGTCGCGCACGCCCACTAGCCCGCGCGGTCGCCCGCTATATATACCTTGCCTTCCCCGGGTCTCATCTCCATGCTCCATATACTCTCCCCTGCTCTCccctgcttctgcttcttcttcttcttcctgtcgATCACTGTACCTGCACTGCAAGAGACTTCTTTACCGATCGTTCAAGCAAGCGCCGAGGTTCGATTTGATCGTCAATGGATCATCTGCTGCACCACGGGCACGAGATGAGGAGGCCGTCCGTGCCCGGCCATGAGGCGGCGCTGAGGGCCGTCCAGAAGCCGCCGGCCAAGCCGTGGCGCGCGGGCGGCGGCTTGACCCCGGCGCCGACGCCGCCCAAGGTGTACCGCGTGGAGCCCCGGGAGTTCCGCGACCTCGTGCAGAGGCTCACCGGCGCGCCCGCCGCGGCCATGGCCAGGCCGCACCAGCACGGCCAGCACCAGCAGCTGCAGCGCGCGCCGAcgcagcccgtgcccgtgcgccccGGAGGTGTTGAGGACGCCGCCGCCGCGGGGCAGATGTACGCGCCCTGGTGCTCGTTCCCGCTCATGGGCACGCCGGCGTCCATGCACCCCGGCCTCGACGGCCACCACCTCATGTAGCTCCGCCTCCGGCATGCCGCCGCTCTTGTATGTACATCCTTGTTTTCTAGGACTAGGACAAGCAAGCTAGGCGCGTAAACTTCAAGGGagcgagtaaaaacttcttaattAATATCCAGTTAGTTCTAAGTTCTTAGCAAACATAATACTCCCTGTTAAAAAAAGACAAATATAACACTCGTTGCTCCCTTTGTAATATTATTATTAGCTGCAGCACAAGATGTAATTACCAAGGATGAAGAGACAGTATGTTTGCGATGAACAAACTCACTGACGGTTAATCATTTTTTTTATCTGGCAATCACGGGGAAAGCTTCCCCACGGGAATACCAAGGACTACCTCTACGTCAGGTGAATGGAAAAAAAATTGCATCACTCACTTTCATTCTGGGTCATTAGATTTTCATTAAGTTAACAGATCGAACACTGTTCAGCTTCAGCCTCCCAACTTTTCTTCCTTGCGTAGCCGCCGGCCAACCCAACCCTAATCGTATGCCTGCCCCCGCACCCTGCGGCTATCATCGCCCCGCCCTCGCATCGAACTGCCCCATTGATGTGCTGGTCGCCGCCCCAACCATCCCTCTAAGCTTGCGCCGCGTGTGAACTACTCCGACGGCCCCTTGCATCCTCCCATCCTCTTGCATCCTTCCATCCTAAGATAGATAATGTGACTGCTGctaccctaagatagataatgaccGCTGCTTCCCCTTAAGATAGATAGTGAGGTTGCTTCTTCTCCAGCGAGGTCTCTCATTCTCCGGTGAGGTCCGGCCTCCAAAATTAAAAGACTGGCACAAGAATACTATTTTAGGTACCTGAAAAATAGCAAAACTGTGAATATTATCGTTACCGAAAACGCAAGGATTATAGGGGTGTGGTTATTAACTGCGAGGATAGATGGTCACGCCAAGGCATAGCATGTGCCTTACTATCGTCTCCTTAAACCGATAGTTCGAGATAGTTGGGTGATGTGAAGGCGCTTATTACTCCTGGATCGACGAAGAGGCGAATTGCTCAGAATTTCTTGGGGGCCGATCCTTTTGGAAGGGTTGGGTGATCAACGCCGAGCCTTCCTAGGAGCCAACATCAACTGATACTTCGATTAGGTAGCTAGGAGGTGCTCGTTTGCATACTCTAGCTCTATCTAGCAATGTAATaaatttattttaaacttttggTTCAGCTACGCTATTTTAAACATTCGGTCCAGCTACTTTGGTTTTGCCCGAGTATTGTAAATTGTCTGATGTTGTGTGGTTGCCTCGTTTTTCAATAAAATTGGGGTGGATAACCCTTTCCTATAAAGAAGTAGATTCGCTAAATGTGTTTAACTGAAGTAGAAACATGCTCACCCATATCAGCAAAAGCTTTTACGTTCCTCATCACATATTTCTAGGGGACGAGGATAATGACCTCATCTAGATAGAGAAGTTTCAGTGCTCTTGAGTGTTGGTGACCCAAAGATTGTCGAATGTCAAAGGGGGGGAGGGATGGCAATTTCATCTCTAATGTGGGCGTTACACGAATATGAGAGTGCGACCCTATTTTAGGGTGACTTTGCATTGAGGGCAAAGGTCGTCTATCCTAGGGTTTTATGCAGAGTTTATCTTTTGTGTTTAGCACGTCTCTGGTCGGCGGAGATCTTTGGCCttgttttttttttctatttttacgAGGAAGATCTTGGCCTTGTTAGGGACATGTGAGCCCCAAATGATAGCAGTGTTAGGGTCCTTGCGAAGATGACAATGAGGCTAACTATTGGCGCACCCGAGGAGAAGTCACGTGACCAATAGTGATGAATCTCTTGTTAAGCATATGGCACAACCTGAAGTATCACAATAAGGAAAGCATCATACTTTTTAGGTTTATGGACATTTTCCCAGCAAACTAGATTGTTATCACTATTGCAAGATTGCTCGGTTGCCTAGCAACATGGGCTCTTCTTTAGGCATAACATAGATACATTTGAAAAAAACTTGTTTTAGCGAAGGAAAaggttaaaaaataaaaaatgatctacGCCCCAATTACAAGCTACAAACTGCTTTGAGTTCCAATCTAAGTGAACTTGGATCTTAGATTGCATAGTACGATAGATGCAACTTTTTGTCCCATGCGGAAAACTCTTCCTCGCGGTAGAGTGAGTTATGACATATACGGAAGCTGGGGGCGAAAAGGGGGCATTCGGTGAGGCAGCTTCTCGCTGGAAGCCCTCCGGTGGTGATACGTCCGCTAGCACGTAGATACGATAATTATTTCATATTGCGGCTCAAGTTTTCATTGGACCTAAATGAACACTGAATATAATTCCCTTGGTCAAATGCCAGGTTTTTTTTTTCTAACTTGTGCAACTTGGTACAAGTCTTTTTTTGTGTGCGTGCGCGTGTGTGTGTTACTAGGGTTTTGGTTTTGGTTCAGCTCAAAGTAGTGTTGAGGAAGTGAAGAACTAGACCCTCTCCACTCTAGCTAGGGTAGTGTTACTAGTATGTAGCAGGGACGAGCGGTCTAGCCAGGGCCNNNNNNNNNNNNNNNNNNNNNNNNNNNNNNNNNNNNNNNNNNNNNNNNNNNNNNNNNNNNNNNNNNNNNNNNNNNNNNNNNNNNNNNNNNNNNNNNNNNNNNNNNNNNNNNNNNNNNNNNNNNNNNNNNNNNNNNNNNNNNNNNNNNNNNNNNNNNNNNNNNNNNNNNNNNNNNNNNNNNNNNNNNNNNNNNNNNNNNNNNNNNNNNNNNNNNNNNNNNNNNNNNNNNNNNNNNNNNNNNNNNNNNNNNNNNNNNNNNNNNNNNNNNNNNNNNNNNNNNNNNNNNNNNNNNNNNNNNNNNNNNNNNNNNNNNNNNNNNNNNNNNNNNNNNNNNNNNNNNNNNNNNNNNNNNNNNNNNNNNNNNNNNNNNNNNNNNNNNNNNNNNNNNNNNNNNNNNNNNNNNNNNNNNNNNNNNNNNNNNNNNNNNNNNNNNNNNNNNNNNNNNNNNNNNNNNNNNNNNNNNNNNNNNNNNNNNNNNNNNNNNNNNNNNNNNNNNCCCCCAAGGTCCAGGGGGCCCCGTCAGGTCGCACATAGCCTATGGGCCTCGTAAGCATGGACGCTTATTCGTATTGGACCTGATCGATTAGGACTTGCATCAGCCGCAAGGGCCTAGCAGCCACGCAGGGCGTACACTCTGAGATGCAGCGAGTCCACGAGGATCGCGAGAAAATTCTGCAGCCGTGAGTTTCCTTCTGAGGGCGAGTCGTCACAATCCCTGTCCCAGGCCCCCGGTCACGAGGCGAGGTGCTGCCGCTTGGCGAACTGCCGCCTGGTGCAGTACGCCGACGAACTCCGCTCAGCTCTCTAGTCTTCAGGCGCTGGACACACGCACGTCGCCGAGCTCCTCCTACCGGAGCCAGACAAAAATCCATATCGCGTTATCGCCGAGATCTAACCGATCCAAGGCTTGTGATATCTACAGTTTATCATTCTCCTTGTACTATCtagatttataatgagttcacggtCGCTGGTCTGTTGCATTGCGTGACGCGACTTGCTCCGCCACCTGATCATGATACATCTCGTAAGATTCACAAACATAGGTGTAGAAGAACCCCCATAATTCGTGCACTGGCGTTTGCCCCCGTTCCATGCATGTAGCGCCGGCAATTGTCCTATATTAGCATTCTATAGGATTTCAGAAACCTGAATCTACGGTAGTTAAGTAATTTATCTTCATATAGCTTGCATTGTTCAAGCTTTCATATGACATTTAAAAAGTATATGAgtgaaaaataataaaagaaatattTGACATAAAAATGATTATTAGATGCATGTACAGGTTTATTGGTAAAATGTCATGTGTATATCAATTATTACTGCTATACTATTTTATATGAAAGGGCCCCGAGTTTTATGTTCGCCCCGGGCCCTCAAAATCTGAGGACCGGCCGTGGGTCTAGCTAGCCCGGCGCGCACGCACAAGACCGGCGGCGGCATTCCATTTCCATTCCATTCCGGTCGACCTTGCTGACCGGCCGGCCGGCGCGCGTGGGTCAAGTCAAAGATGCTGGCCCGTCGCACAGCCTCTTCGTATGTCGCTCGCGTGTAAAGTGTACGTACCACTCACTCACTTCAATTGCGTTGTAGCCGCCAGCCATACGCGGTTACATTGAGCCGTCGTGCAGGAGGAATTCCCCGTATGTATGTAACGCTGCATGACCGCTGGGCGCCGAGCGCTGTCAAAATCACGGGTCGACAAATTATTAGTGCAGGGCTGATCAATATATTAGCACGATGTGTTGCATCATTATCAAAAAAAAATTACAAAAACTTCCGAACTATTCATCCAACATCAAGGCAGTACAAAGAATATGTAGAATACAAAATGTTACAACCATGTCAAAAAAAATAACGAAAATTACATCCATGTCCGTTGTTCATCTAacgacgactacaaacactgaaaCGAGCCGTCAGTCTAGCTTTTACATGAACCCGCTTGATGGTACAGTTTGCTATAACGACTTaatagaagaaaatgaaactagtaAATAAAAATCTACACAACAACTTTATAACCATCGCATGAGCATTCCAAAGACTTCATGGTATCACATAACTTTTAGGGGTCATACTATTCGATTAAACCAAATCATCAGGGGCTTTCACGTGTGTTTACAAACACATTAGTCTCTTACTTATTTTTCTCATTTAATCACCCAAAATTCTCATGGGACACTATATGCACTTAGGGCATCTCAAGTAGCGACCCGCAAATTTCCACCAGCATCTGATCGCAGACAGGGGTGCCCAGTCCGCGGACACAGATGCGAGAGGCGGCCATCCAACGCTACCCGCATAGATCCGGCCTTCCTAATTTTTTTAAGGCCCACACGTTCAAATAGCCGCATACATAGAGTACATACGTTCAAATAGACGCGTACATAGAGCACGTACGATTCAATAGCCGCATGCAACAGTAGTTTAAACTTAAAAAAGTTTAAATATTACATTTCAACATTATTGTCTCCTTCAACTGTCCACTGATACTCAATCAGATCTTCCTTCAAATGCTCGTGAGTTGGTCGAtgccgaatttgttgatgcatttgaataaactctTGAAATGTGGCCGGATTCTGGTATGAAAGTTTGATAGGATCATCCATTTTCTCAAATTCTAGAGCTGTGGCAGCATCCTCTCCCTCATCCTCGACGATtatgttatgcatgatcacacaacatgtcatcaccgcCCACAAGGTCTCCAGATCCCATAATTTAGCAGGTCCACGAAAAACTCCAAAACGGGCTTGCATAACTCCAAATGCACTCTCCACATCCTTTCTAGTtttgcttctattagcatcaaagAGTACCGCAGCTTGCTCACATCCATTGTTTAGGGGTTAGACGATGGTCGATATCTAAAGGATGTTGACTTGTACAAGTAGCAAGCAAAATTGTTGTTTAAAAACTTATCTAAAGGCCAACATGAATCATTGAGACTGTCAATTTAGACTGGACCGTACTTTTTCCAGTATGCTTAACCTATATGTCATCTCAAGCATTTTAGTTTCTTTTTTGCAGCCTAATTAGATAAATAGCTTCTACTTCCCGAATCCTTCATGTTTATGATCATGTGTGATTCCTTGTCGTTGCTTAATGGCAGTCAAAGTTTGCTTCTGCAAGTCGATTCTTGGAATTTGAGTACCTGTACAAGTCTAGGCCAAAAATTTAAAAATCGGATGCAAGAAGAACAATTATTTTTCATCTCCAAGCAGTTGTGTGGCATAACGAAATTCTTATTTTCTGTAAGCATTTAATTTGTATAGAATTGAAATCACCTGGTTTGCATGAGCATTTCAAAGAGGCAAATATAACATACTACCTATGTGGGAAAAAAGGTTGGTATCTTGGTATTAGATTTAAATGTGATCAGTAATGCTTCTTGGTTGTAGTTGTGGTTTCGAAAGTGCCATGCTAGCAGTCATCGTATATTGCGTAAGTTGCATTTGTGTTGGGTACATCAAGGCGAAGATCAAGAGAAAGCATCAAGCTAATTCTAATGTGGAAGATGATGCCAAGCCTTTGAAGGACTCTGAAAGGTGTTtttttatttggttccatagtcgtgGCCTCATGAGGTCCCTTTTCTTCGGTCAAACTTAAGCACTCATGTTAGCTTGTCTTCGCTTTTGGATTTTGCATGATTTCACCCGTTTATGCTCCATGGGTTGAGTCGTATGTATTCTCATTAGATGTACCACTGCATATGATTATCCTAAACTCAAATAATACAATATATGTATGTTTGATCAATGTGCTACTAATAGATCCTAATGTTATAACATGCAACCATATTAATGTACACGATGAGTGAGACTGAGGATCGAACATGACAACCGATTATGCCGAAGCAAGATAAGTGCGCACAGTCCCGCCTAGGTGGCGCCACAATCTCTAGTGTTATATAATTTGTGGCAGAATAGGTCAGCGCCAGAATAACGTACCTGAAGATCTCCCAAGTCTAAATAAAATATAAGATAATGTAATTTGTGGAGCGTAACGTCAACTCTGTTATGGGGCTGAATAGGGGGCACTTCGCCAAGTTATATTTATTGAATTTTTATTTATAGTTGAATACATAGATTTGGGGACAGAGCACCCATATTGTACTTGCACCTATAAGTAAAGGAATCCACCAAGCGTGGACACTAGCACGGATCCGGTGAGGAATAGGCTGACAGATCCACTCAAGAGATAAAAAAACAgatagaaaaaagagaaaaatggaGATGCGGGGGAGCGAACCCCGTGCCTCCCGCATGCAAAGCGGGCGCTCTACCATTTGAGCTACATCCCATCATTGTTGACACAAACCACTTCTTAGTCTTAATCACCATCAAATCAATCCCTTAATCAcaaatgttgttatgcggtttgaccgataaagattttcgtagaatatgtaggaaccaatatgagcatccaggttctgctattggttattgaccgaaaatgtgtcttggtcatgtttacatagttctcgaacccgtagggtccgcacgcttaaagttcggtgacgatcggtattatgagtttatatgttttgatgtaccgaagatagtccggagtcctggatatgatcaaggacatgacgaggagtctcgaaatggttgagacaaaaagattgatatattggatgaataTGTTTGGACTTTGGAAGTGTTtcaggtgagttcgggcatataccggagtaccggggggttatcggaaccccccggggggtttattgggcctcttgggccctagtggagaagatgaggggcggccagggcaggccgcgtgcccctcctcatctagtccgaattggacaaggaggggggggggcgccccctttccttcctcacaTCTTTCCCTTCCTTTCCCtgtcctactcctacaaggaaaagaggagtcctactcccttggcgcgccctcctccaggccggccgcctccccccttgctcctttatatacgggggcagggggcacccctagagacacaagttgatctattgatctattccagccatgtgcggtgcccccctccaccatattccacctcgatcatatcatagcggtgcttaggcgaagccctgcgtcggtagcaacatcatcaccgtcaccatgccgtcgtgctgacaaaac contains:
- the LOC119282031 gene encoding VQ motif-containing protein 9-like produces the protein MDHLLHHGHEMRRPSVPGHEAALRAVQKPPAKPWRAGGGLTPAPTPPKVYRVEPREFRDLVQRLTGAPAAAMARPHQHGQHQQLQRAPTQPVPVRPGGVEDAAAAGQMYAPWCSFPLMGTPASMHPGLDGHHLM